AGATACAGCCGCTGTTCAGCGTCattgaacagtttggcGCGGTGGACGGAGAGAAACAGTTCTGTCCGCTGGAGACCCTGGGGAACGGCCCGACAGTGTCGTCCATCCCAACCACCGTACCGACAGCGCCAGTGGGGAAGAAGAGCGCCGTGAGCACCCCGGCAAACAACGACAAGCCGTCCCCATCCGTCGGGCCGACGGCCTCGTCCGCAGCGGCAAAGAAACCACGGAAACCAAGACAGAGCAAGAAGACTCCCGTCCACACACCAGCGGGCAACCCAACACCAAGAACCGCGGCACAGACACCACTCTCTGTGCCGTCGAGCAGCGGTCCTGGCGGTGATGTGGGGGTTTCGTCAGGGGCCGCAGCCGCGGCCGCGGCCTCGGCAATGAACTCAACCATATCCATGCCCCAGCATATCTTGAGCTCGGCGATGTCCCCCATGATGGGAAGCACTATGGGCACACCCAACAACATGAACCAGATGTCCTCCTCGCAACAGCCGCAAGcaccacagcagcagcagcaacaagtGCACGCACCGTTTATGGGTGCCAATCCGGCGGCGTCTACGAATAATACATCAGCGCAGAGTCTAACGCCAGCTAACATCCTGAGCATGAACAACGGCAATATGAACGCTACGAACGCGGAACGCCCTGAACGGTACGGCAGCGTCGACCTCAGCTCGATGGACCTGGGCAACCTTGACTTGGGCTCGCTAAACATGGATTTCTTATAAAAGTTTTCAAGAATCACGAAATGGTCAGAGACGGCTACGATGGG
This sequence is a window from Huiozyma naganishii CBS 8797 chromosome 3, complete genome. Protein-coding genes within it:
- the PGD1 gene encoding Pgd1p (similar to Saccharomyces cerevisiae PGD1 (YGL025C); ancestral locus Anc_4.93) → MSLKELVPNGTKLADLEKRMVEDTMVRDGLVVGLRQVREEILPIRLKFNAFLNKMSHLDSEPQGAKTNEERFKEVRDNLLDLYKSIQTLSARFHEIQPLFSVIEQFGAVDGEKQFCPLETLGNGPTVSSIPTTVPTAPVGKKSAVSTPANNDKPSPSVGPTASSAAAKKPRKPRQSKKTPVHTPAGNPTPRTAAQTPLSVPSSSGPGGDVGVSSGAAAAAAASAMNSTISMPQHILSSAMSPMMGSTMGTPNNMNQMSSSQQPQAPQQQQQQVHAPFMGANPAASTNNTSAQSLTPANILSMNNGNMNATNAERPERYGSVDLSSMDLGNLDLGSLNMDFL